A stretch of the Acidobacteriota bacterium genome encodes the following:
- a CDS encoding class I SAM-dependent methyltransferase → MFELNGYRIAACRECGFEYQPGFRGGGGEEGVFSQHYYRVLQQEAFEAQFDDYERDPSAPVYRRWLQKIEERVPPGKILDVGSALGTFLKIAAGRGWKPQGVEISRFAAEFAREKLGLTVFNGDLQDFAGEDGEFDVVTFWDSIEHVTRPRENLQTAARLLRPGGLMLLSTDNFDCLVGDVSRLAYRLSLGRFRYPMERVFIEPNRSYFTEKTFRGALESCGLRMTTFEKVEYPLEKIKTSLVERWILKGFYGAAHLLNRQAQMTVLAEKP, encoded by the coding sequence GAGTACCAGCCCGGTTTTCGCGGCGGAGGCGGCGAAGAGGGCGTGTTCTCACAGCACTACTACCGCGTGCTGCAGCAGGAGGCGTTCGAAGCGCAGTTCGACGATTATGAGCGGGATCCCAGCGCCCCGGTTTACCGCCGGTGGCTCCAGAAGATCGAGGAACGAGTTCCGCCCGGGAAAATCCTCGATGTCGGGTCGGCGCTGGGAACTTTCCTCAAGATCGCCGCGGGCCGCGGCTGGAAGCCCCAGGGCGTCGAGATCAGCCGTTTCGCCGCCGAGTTTGCACGCGAAAAGCTCGGATTGACCGTCTTCAACGGCGACCTGCAAGACTTCGCGGGTGAAGACGGGGAATTTGACGTCGTTACCTTCTGGGATTCGATCGAGCATGTCACCCGTCCCAGGGAAAATCTGCAAACGGCGGCCCGACTGCTCCGCCCCGGAGGCCTGATGCTCCTGTCGACGGACAACTTCGATTGCCTCGTGGGCGACGTCTCCCGCTTGGCGTACCGGCTGAGCCTCGGAAGGTTTCGATACCCGATGGAGCGGGTCTTCATCGAGCCCAACCGGTCGTATTTCACGGAGAAGACCTTTCGAGGCGCGCTCGAATCCTGCGGTCTGCGTATGACCACATTCGAGAAGGTGGAGTATCCACTCGAGAAGATAAAGACCAGCCTCGTGGAGCGCTGGATTCTTAAGGGGTTCTATGGTGCGGCTCATCTTCTCAACCGCCAGGCGCAGATGACGGTGCTGGCCGAGAAGCCGTAA